From a single Pigmentibacter ruber genomic region:
- a CDS encoding chorismate-binding protein translates to MELFNLEEFLKSGIFFSSSIENKIWCMYGALEEYQSNENLEYPYFYFSDFYFKNKNTFYKGKKFFEFTFDGFQTILKNSVGNVPDIKWEKFDNLYYQKQFDFIMKNIKSKEIKKGVPFSFLSGKSKIDSENKLFFIQNVVKNIKNNKCYLYGFWKNNEGIIGTSPELIFSQENNNIYTIALAGTIKNEINVDKDNFINDPKIKNEHSFVIEGIKKAIKHFGNVDIGQTRLFELPYLLHLKTDIFLNFKTEFNYLKLVHTLHPTPAVGIYPKNDQFWLEESLLNTCKRKNFAAPFGLLLNKNKSFCICLIRGLQWDEFDKVQITAGGGVIEESNYQDELNEIKFKIHSIIKNLGLNYEF, encoded by the coding sequence ATGGAATTATTTAATTTAGAAGAATTTTTAAAATCAGGTATTTTTTTCTCTTCATCAATTGAAAATAAAATTTGGTGTATGTATGGAGCCTTAGAAGAATATCAATCAAATGAAAATTTAGAATATCCTTACTTCTATTTTAGTGATTTTTATTTCAAAAATAAAAATACTTTTTATAAGGGAAAAAAATTCTTTGAATTTACTTTTGATGGATTTCAAACTATTTTAAAAAATTCTGTAGGAAATGTTCCTGATATTAAATGGGAAAAATTTGATAATTTATATTATCAAAAGCAATTTGATTTTATTATGAAAAATATAAAAAGTAAGGAGATTAAAAAAGGTGTACCTTTTTCTTTTTTATCAGGTAAATCAAAAATAGATTCAGAAAATAAGCTATTTTTTATTCAGAATGTAGTAAAAAATATTAAAAATAATAAATGCTATTTATATGGATTTTGGAAAAATAATGAAGGTATTATTGGAACAAGTCCGGAGCTTATTTTTTCTCAGGAAAATAATAATATATATACAATTGCTCTTGCAGGAACAATAAAAAATGAAATAAATGTTGATAAAGACAATTTCATAAACGATCCGAAAATAAAAAATGAACATAGTTTTGTAATAGAAGGTATAAAAAAAGCAATAAAACATTTTGGCAATGTAGATATTGGGCAAACTAGACTATTTGAATTACCTTATCTCCTACATTTGAAAACGGATATTTTTCTTAATTTTAAAACTGAATTTAATTATTTAAAGTTAGTTCATACATTACATCCAACTCCTGCTGTTGGTATTTATCCAAAAAATGATCAATTTTGGCTAGAAGAATCATTATTAAACACTTGCAAACGGAAAAATTTTGCAGCTCCTTTTGGTTTATTGTTAAATAAAAATAAGTCATTTTGTATTTGTCTTATTCGAGGCCTACAGTGGGATGAGTTTGATAAAGTACAAATTACTGCGGGAGGAGGAGTAATAGAAGAAAGTAACTATCAAGATGAATTGAATGAAATAAAATTTAAAATACATTCTATCATAAAAAATTTAGGGCTAAATTATGAATTCTGA
- a CDS encoding RluA family pseudouridine synthase has protein sequence MQEKTLVAIEVPDEFDNQRLDIFITRMIDVIPSRSFATKLIDSKKVKIDKKFTKASYKVKKSQIIEVDLSFQNELSEEPIGEEIPLNILYEDADLLVINKSAGMVVHPGAGVHSGTLVNAVLAYTGMTLPSLGGPIRAGIVHRLDRDTSGVMVVAKSQLALTHLSKQFAEHSQIRIYHAIVYGKLPSSEGEIVTWHGRDLKNRLKYSVQAEGVGKKAILKYKLLKEFGNLDFSLVSCSLYTGRTHQIRVQMAYLGNGIVGDSLYSKIPDKLKNKKELFAQVTKNSPRQMLHALHLEFVHPRHGKQMKFIAPYPADFQNLYNLLQIKSN, from the coding sequence ATGCAAGAAAAAACTTTGGTTGCCATTGAAGTACCTGATGAATTTGATAATCAACGTTTAGATATTTTTATAACCCGCATGATAGATGTAATACCTAGCCGATCGTTTGCGACAAAATTAATTGATAGTAAAAAAGTTAAAATTGACAAAAAATTTACAAAAGCCTCTTATAAAGTGAAGAAAAGCCAAATTATTGAGGTTGATTTGTCTTTTCAAAATGAGTTGAGTGAAGAACCTATAGGAGAAGAGATTCCATTAAATATTCTTTATGAAGATGCTGATTTATTAGTAATTAATAAATCAGCTGGGATGGTTGTCCACCCTGGTGCTGGTGTTCACTCAGGGACATTGGTTAATGCTGTATTAGCTTATACAGGAATGACTTTGCCTTCTTTAGGAGGTCCTATAAGAGCTGGTATTGTTCATCGCCTTGATAGAGATACTAGTGGAGTGATGGTTGTAGCAAAATCACAGTTAGCTTTAACGCACCTTTCCAAACAATTTGCTGAGCATTCTCAAATACGAATTTATCATGCTATAGTATATGGAAAATTACCTAGTTCAGAGGGAGAAATTGTAACTTGGCACGGCAGAGATTTAAAAAATCGCTTAAAATACTCTGTCCAAGCGGAAGGTGTTGGTAAAAAAGCTATTCTGAAGTACAAACTCTTAAAAGAGTTTGGTAATTTGGATTTTTCTTTGGTTTCTTGCTCATTATACACTGGAAGAACACATCAAATTAGGGTTCAAATGGCATATTTAGGAAATGGAATAGTAGGAGACTCTCTATATTCTAAAATTCCAGATAAATTAAAAAATAAAAAAGAGCTTTTTGCGCAAGTTACAAAAAATTCACCAAGACAAATGTTACACGCTTTGCATTTGGAATTTGTACATCCTCGACATGGAAAGCAAATGAAGTTTATAGCTCCTTATCCAGCAGATTTTCAAAACTTATACAATTTATTACAAATTAAATCTAATTAA
- the menD gene encoding 2-succinyl-5-enolpyruvyl-6-hydroxy-3-cyclohexene-1-carboxylic-acid synthase, whose protein sequence is MNSEFSSKIIKNLMQWGVKEFYVCAGARNVPLIDLLLNSKNIKIYSHFDERSLAFYAIGRIKSLKAPVAVIVTSGTAVAELFPAVIEAYYSDLPLVVVTADRPRKQRGTGSPQTIEQKNIFGMYVAACIDIEANEEFSIACYKRNKPIHINPCFDVPLQTKENKEYNLENIIPIEFIKETYNYSKEFDVCKRFFSISKNLLVIVSKNNIENKSILIDFLRFLNRPVYLESISNFRECVELQDIKILYANNLWERAKLLNIEFDSVLKIGNTPTHKIWREIDESSLNLNVLSISESYFSGSCNAEHLQVNYETFFPQLKKFLLSSNNFNKSEMKNLIDQSTTKFYKAIKLLNEFSNSEYAFIHKLSLKIPESSFIYLGNSLPIRTWDMIATFESKNFQIEASRGANGIDGQISTFLGCALENKINIGIFGDLTTLYDLQSLWVKQYHEKLSFIIIIINNSGGQIFNSVLGGKTVDFCKNEHSLQFKSWAEMWDIKYQLIENINQLIDNSFFLDKYSRQIIEIKPCNVETENFVKKLALI, encoded by the coding sequence ATGAATTCTGAATTTTCCTCCAAAATTATTAAAAATCTTATGCAATGGGGTGTTAAAGAATTTTATGTGTGCGCAGGCGCAAGAAATGTACCTTTGATAGATCTATTATTGAATTCAAAAAATATTAAAATTTATAGTCATTTCGATGAAAGAAGTCTTGCATTTTACGCTATTGGAAGAATAAAAAGTTTAAAAGCTCCAGTAGCAGTAATTGTTACCTCTGGAACAGCAGTTGCCGAGTTATTTCCTGCTGTCATTGAAGCATATTATTCAGATTTACCGTTGGTTGTAGTAACAGCTGATAGACCTAGAAAACAAAGGGGAACGGGTTCCCCTCAAACTATTGAACAAAAAAATATATTTGGAATGTATGTAGCAGCATGTATTGATATTGAAGCAAATGAAGAATTTAGTATAGCTTGTTATAAAAGAAATAAACCTATTCATATTAATCCATGCTTTGATGTACCGTTGCAAACTAAAGAAAATAAAGAATATAATTTAGAAAACATAATACCAATTGAATTTATAAAAGAAACTTATAATTATTCAAAAGAATTTGATGTTTGCAAAAGATTTTTTTCTATAAGTAAAAACTTATTAGTAATTGTTTCAAAAAATAATATTGAAAATAAATCAATTTTAATTGATTTTTTAAGATTTCTAAATAGACCAGTTTATTTAGAATCAATTTCAAATTTTCGTGAATGTGTTGAACTACAAGATATTAAAATTTTATATGCAAATAATTTATGGGAAAGAGCAAAGCTATTAAATATTGAATTTGATAGTGTTTTAAAAATTGGAAATACTCCCACACATAAAATTTGGAGAGAAATTGATGAAAGCAGTTTAAATTTAAATGTTCTTTCAATTTCTGAATCATATTTTAGTGGTTCATGTAATGCTGAACATTTGCAAGTAAATTATGAGACTTTCTTTCCTCAATTAAAAAAATTTTTATTATCAAGTAATAACTTTAATAAAAGTGAAATGAAAAACTTAATCGATCAATCAACTACTAAGTTTTACAAAGCCATAAAACTACTAAATGAATTTTCTAATTCTGAATATGCTTTTATTCATAAATTGTCTTTAAAGATACCGGAATCTAGTTTTATTTATTTAGGAAATAGTTTGCCAATAAGAACATGGGATATGATTGCAACATTTGAAAGTAAAAATTTTCAAATAGAAGCATCTAGAGGCGCTAATGGAATAGATGGTCAAATTTCAACATTTTTGGGATGTGCATTAGAAAATAAAATTAACATTGGCATATTTGGTGACTTAACTACTTTATATGATTTACAAAGCTTATGGGTTAAGCAATATCATGAAAAATTGTCATTTATTATAATTATTATTAATAATTCTGGGGGGCAGATATTTAATAGTGTTTTAGGGGGTAAAACTGTAGATTTTTGTAAAAATGAGCATTCTTTACAATTTAAATCATGGGCTGAAATGTGGGATATTAAATATCAATTAATTGAAAATATAAATCAATTAATTGACAATAGTTTTTTTCTTGATAAATATAGCAGACAAATAATAGAAATAAAGCCTTGTAATGTTGAAACTGAAAATTTTGTTAAAAAACTAGCATTAATTTAA